The nucleotide window ACAACCGAAGTGTTGTACCGTATAACAAAAGTCTATTAAGACGATACCAAGCCCATATTAATGTTGAATGGTGTAACCAAGCAGGCTCCATAAAGTACCTTTTCAAGTACATTAACATAGGTCTTGACCGGGCTACTGCCGTTGTGTTTTGCGAAGCAGAAGGTTACAGCATTCAGAAACAAAAAGACGAAATAAAAGAGTACTACGATTGTAGATACATATCTGCTTGTGAAGCTTCTTGGAGAATTTTCTCAAATGAAGTGCATTATAGATATCCTGCTGTAATGAGGCTTCCTTTTCATTTACCTGGTCAGCATAATGTTGTATATGGGGCagatgatgatattgaagatgTGTTGAGCAAACCATCTGTTGCTTCTTCGATGTTTTTGAAATGGTTTGAATTAAATCAACGTGATGAGGAAGCATGTAAATTGACTTATGTCGAGTTCCCACAAAAGTATGTTTGGAATGTAAAAGATAGACGCTGGCAAATACGAAAAAGGTATCAAACTGTTGGTAGAATTCATTCCGTTTCAATTGCTTCTGGTGAACCTTATTATTTAAGGATTCTCCTAAACAAAGTCAGGGGTCCCAAATCATTCGAAGATATTCGAACAGTTAATGGAGAGTTATTCCCCACTTTTAAAGACGCATGCTATGCAATGGGTCTTCTAGATGATGACAACGAATATGTTGAAGCAATTAAAGAAGCAAGTTTTGATGGTCATTGTCGGTATTTAAGAGCATTATTTGCCACAATGCTGTTAACAAATACTCTAACAAGACCTGAATTTGTTAGGGATAAAACGTGGCATTTATTAGGAGACGATATTTTGTACAGACGTCGAAAAGAGACACGTATCCCTGGTAAATGAGTTATTTTATTTTGTCACCTATATGTTTTacattattatatataattttttataatttttcccaattttttttgtactttttgtaGATTTAACGCTTCCTGAAGATCAACTGAAGAATCAGATTTTGTTTGAAATTGAGAATTATTTAATTTCCAATGGTTCATCTTTAAGTAAGTTTACTACAATGCCTTATCCTGATCATCACTCTTTACGTCAAATTACCAACCGTCTAATCAATGATGAATTATCCCAAGACACAAATGAGTTGCAAACTGAGTTTTGTCGAATGAAAGAATGTCTAACTGAAGAGCAGTCGAACGTTTTTAATGAAATTATGCATGCAATCGATAGCCAAACTGGAGGGTTGTTTTTTGTATATGGTTATGGTGGAACTGGGAAGACTTTTTTGTGGAAGACATTGGCTTCTGCAATTAGATCTAAAGGGCAGATTGTGTTGAATGTTGCTTCGAGTGGTATTGCTTCGTTATTACTATCTAAAGGAAGGACGACACATTCTAGGTTTAAAATCCCCATTAACTTGACAGAAGACTCCATGTGCCATATTAAGCCAAACGATGATGTTGCTGACCTACTAAAAGAGGCAAAGTTGATTATATGGGACGAAGCCCCTATGGTCCACAAGCATGCTTTTGAGGCACTAGATCGAACAATGAAAGACGTTTTATCGTCTTCTATGGGTCACCAGTCTGAACTACCATTTGGGGGTAAAGTTATTGTTTTTGGTGGGGACTTTAGGCAGATCCTCCCGGTCATTCCTAATGGTACCAGACAACAAATTGTCAATGCTTCTTTGAGTTCTTCATATATATGGTCAGAATGCAAGGTTTTAAAATTAACAAAAAACATGAGGTTGACAGTTGGAGCTCAAACATCTAACGTTGAGTC belongs to Helianthus annuus cultivar XRQ/B chromosome 5, HanXRQr2.0-SUNRISE, whole genome shotgun sequence and includes:
- the LOC110943216 gene encoding ATP-dependent DNA helicase RRM3-like encodes the protein MKLDSMIKDLKDNQFFGEMNAVVYTVEFQKRGLPHAHICLFMKVDHKLPTVDHIDPFISAEIPDKSEDPQLYSLVSEYMIHGPCGNANLSCPCMVDKRCSKRFPKKFSAQTIIDSSGFPVYRRRDCGHTVIKKGVQLDNRSVVPYNKSLLRRYQAHINVEWCNQAGSIKYLFKYINIGLDRATAVVFCEAEGYSIQKQKDEIKEYYDCRYISACEASWRIFSNEVHYRYPAVMRLPFHLPGQHNVVYGADDDIEDVLSKPSVASSMFLKWFELNQRDEEACKLTYVEFPQKYVWNVKDRRWQIRKRYQTVGRIHSVSIASGEPYYLRILLNKVRGPKSFEDIRTVNGELFPTFKDACYAMGLLDDDNEYVEAIKEASFDGHCRYLRALFATMLLTNTLTRPEFVRDKTWHLLGDDILYRRRKETRIPDLTLPEDQLKNQILFEIENYLISNGSSLSKFTTMPYPDHHSLRQITNRLINDELSQDTNELQTEFCRMKECLTEEQSNVFNEIMHAIDSQTGGLFFVYGYGGTGKTFLWKTLASAIRSKGQIVLNVASSGIASLLLSKGRTTHSRFKIPINLTEDSMCHIKPNDDVADLLKEAKLIIWDEAPMVHKHAFEALDRTMKDVLSSSMGHQSELPFGGKVIVFGGDFRQILPVIPNGTRQQIVNASLSSSYIWSECKVLKLTKNMRLTVGAQTSNVESIEKFARWLLDIGEGNVGSENDGEALIEIPDDLAITNSDDPIQSLIDFVYLSILENYKKSGFFSERAILAPKNEVVHEINDRLLSLFPGEEKEYLSSDSIYQTEQVGSKVGVPVMLLRNIDQQSGLCNGTRLQITFLGKRVIEAEVISGGNIGTRVYIPRISMIPSAKKIPFQFQRRQFPLSVCFAMTINKSQGQSLSRVGLYLKDPVFSHGQLYVALSRVKTREGVKILAYDADGKPSKQTSNVVYKEIFGNL